One Micromonospora sp. WMMD812 genomic window carries:
- a CDS encoding GNAT family N-acetyltransferase, translated as MSTLVEDNPAKQRFEILVDDALAGFAAYELRGEVLVFTRTEVDPRFQNMGVGSALVRQTLDQVRARGGRVVPQCRFVAAFIDRHPEYAALVTDQP; from the coding sequence GTGAGCACCCTGGTCGAGGACAATCCCGCCAAGCAGCGGTTCGAGATCCTGGTCGACGACGCGTTGGCCGGGTTCGCCGCGTACGAACTCCGGGGCGAGGTGCTGGTCTTCACGCGCACCGAGGTGGACCCCCGGTTCCAGAACATGGGCGTCGGGTCGGCCCTGGTCCGGCAGACCCTCGACCAGGTACGCGCACGCGGCGGCCGGGTCGTGCCACAGTGCCGGTTCGTGGCCGCGTTCATCGACCGGCACCCCGAGTACGCCGCCCTGGTCACCGACCAGCCCTGA
- a CDS encoding glycoside hydrolase family 3 N-terminal domain-containing protein — protein sequence MSVPASHLATLAAAVLQPGFVGTTPPPWVRRWLGEGLGSVVLFARNVVDPGQVAALTAELRAERPDVVVAIDEEAGDVTRIESGRGSSRPGNFALGAVDDPALTEEVARDLGADLAGLGITLDYAPDADVNSNPANPVIGVRSFGADPALVARHTAAWVRGLQAGGVAACAKHFPGHGDTRVDSHHDLPVISGDRARLDATELAPFRAAVAAGVQAVMTGHLLVPALDPVLPATLSPQVLGGLLRDELGFCGVVVTDAVEMRAVAGRYGYAGAAVRALAAGADAICIGGERAGEEDARELRDAIVAAVVAGELPEERLTEAAKRVQQLAAWTVAARAERPARAGLPADTSAVGLAAARRALRVTTAPAGAGTLPLTTPAHVVEFEPPRNIAIGAETPWGIGAPLADLLPGTTTRRYAQPDVPADLTAGVDGRPVVLVVRDLHRHDWMRAAVSRALVTRPDAVVVELGVPELVTGSVHLATHGATRASARAAAELLAGLD from the coding sequence ATGAGCGTTCCGGCGTCGCATCTGGCCACGCTCGCGGCGGCCGTCCTCCAACCCGGGTTCGTCGGCACCACACCGCCGCCCTGGGTCCGCCGGTGGCTCGGCGAGGGGCTCGGGTCGGTCGTCCTGTTCGCGCGCAACGTCGTCGACCCCGGCCAGGTCGCCGCGCTCACGGCCGAGCTGCGCGCGGAGCGCCCCGACGTCGTCGTGGCGATCGACGAGGAGGCCGGCGACGTCACCCGGATCGAGTCCGGCCGAGGCAGCTCGCGGCCAGGCAACTTCGCCCTCGGCGCGGTCGACGACCCGGCGCTGACCGAGGAGGTCGCGCGGGACCTCGGCGCCGACCTCGCCGGCCTCGGCATCACCCTCGACTACGCACCGGACGCGGACGTGAACTCCAACCCCGCGAACCCGGTGATCGGTGTCCGGTCCTTCGGCGCGGACCCGGCCCTGGTGGCCCGGCACACGGCCGCCTGGGTCCGCGGGCTCCAGGCCGGCGGCGTGGCGGCCTGCGCGAAGCACTTCCCCGGCCACGGGGACACCCGCGTCGACTCGCACCACGACCTGCCGGTGATCAGTGGCGACCGGGCCCGGCTTGACGCCACCGAACTGGCCCCGTTCCGCGCCGCGGTGGCGGCCGGCGTCCAGGCGGTGATGACCGGCCACCTGTTGGTGCCGGCACTGGACCCCGTACTGCCCGCCACGTTGAGCCCCCAGGTGCTCGGCGGGCTGCTCCGCGACGAGCTGGGCTTCTGCGGCGTGGTGGTCACCGACGCGGTGGAGATGCGGGCGGTCGCGGGCCGATACGGCTACGCCGGCGCCGCCGTGCGGGCCCTCGCGGCCGGCGCGGACGCGATCTGCATCGGCGGGGAGCGGGCCGGCGAGGAGGACGCCCGCGAGCTGCGGGACGCCATCGTGGCCGCGGTCGTCGCCGGTGAGCTGCCGGAGGAGCGCCTCACCGAGGCGGCCAAGCGGGTCCAACAGCTCGCCGCCTGGACCGTCGCCGCCCGGGCCGAGCGCCCCGCCCGCGCCGGTCTCCCGGCCGACACCTCGGCCGTCGGGCTCGCCGCCGCACGGCGCGCGCTGCGGGTCACCACCGCGCCGGCCGGGGCCGGGACGCTGCCGCTGACCACCCCGGCGCACGTCGTCGAGTTCGAGCCGCCGCGCAACATCGCGATCGGGGCGGAGACCCCGTGGGGCATCGGCGCGCCGCTCGCGGACCTGCTCCCCGGCACCACCACCCGCCGGTACGCCCAACCGGACGTCCCGGCCGACCTGACCGCCGGAGTCGACGGACGCCCGGTGGTGCTGGTGGTCCGCGACCTGCACCGGCACGACTGGATGCGGGCCGCGGTGAGCCGGGCGCTGGTCACCCGGCCGGACGCGGTCGTGGTCGAGTTGGGCGTGCCCGAGCTGGTCACCGGCTCCGTGCACCTGGCCACGCACGGGGCGACCCGGGCCAGCGCGCGGGCCGCCGCCGAGCTGCTGGCCGGCCTCGACTGA
- a CDS encoding TIGR03557 family F420-dependent LLM class oxidoreductase, translating into MKIGYFLSSEEYGPAELLEQARGAERAGFQALWISDHYHPWVDAQGQSSFVWSMIGALSQVCRLPVTTAVTCPTVRIHPAVLAQAAATSAVLHSGRFVLGVGSGEALNEHIFGDHWPQADVRLEMLEEAIEVMRELWRGGFVNHRGAHYTVEHARVYTLPDTPPPIYVSAFGPKSVDLAARLGDGYISTKPDADLVRRFRDGGGGDKPCQAGFKAAYADSEDEGARIAYERWPNSGVPGELSQVLPSPRHFEQAAQLVKPEMMKESFVCGNDADAHLEMIDQFAKAGFDEVYVANTGPHTQGLFDLYQRKILPRLR; encoded by the coding sequence ATGAAGATCGGATACTTTTTGTCCAGTGAGGAGTACGGGCCGGCCGAACTGCTCGAGCAGGCGCGCGGCGCCGAGCGGGCCGGCTTCCAGGCGCTCTGGATCTCCGACCACTACCACCCGTGGGTGGACGCCCAGGGGCAGAGCTCCTTCGTCTGGTCGATGATCGGCGCGCTCAGCCAGGTCTGCCGGCTGCCGGTGACCACCGCGGTCACCTGCCCGACCGTCCGGATCCACCCGGCGGTGCTCGCCCAGGCCGCCGCGACCAGCGCGGTGCTGCACTCCGGCCGGTTCGTGCTCGGCGTCGGCAGCGGCGAGGCGCTCAACGAGCACATCTTCGGCGACCACTGGCCGCAGGCCGACGTCCGGCTGGAGATGCTGGAGGAGGCCATCGAGGTGATGCGCGAGCTGTGGCGCGGCGGCTTCGTCAACCACCGGGGCGCGCACTACACCGTCGAGCACGCCCGCGTCTACACGCTGCCCGACACCCCGCCGCCGATCTACGTCTCCGCGTTCGGCCCCAAGTCGGTGGACCTGGCCGCCCGCCTCGGCGACGGGTACATCAGCACCAAGCCGGACGCGGACCTGGTCCGGCGGTTCCGCGACGGTGGTGGCGGCGACAAGCCGTGCCAGGCCGGCTTCAAGGCGGCGTACGCCGACAGCGAGGACGAGGGGGCGCGGATCGCGTACGAGCGGTGGCCGAACTCCGGCGTGCCGGGCGAGCTGTCCCAGGTGCTGCCCTCGCCGCGCCACTTCGAGCAGGCCGCGCAGCTGGTCAAGCCGGAGATGATGAAGGAGTCGTTCGTCTGCGGCAATGACGCCGACGCGCACCTGGAGATGATCGACCAGTTCGCCAAGGCCGGCTTCGACGAGGTCTACGTGGCCAACACCGGCCCGCACACCCAGGGCCTGTTCGACCTCTACCAGCGCAAGATCCTGCCCCGCCTCCGCTGA
- a CDS encoding RecQ family ATP-dependent DNA helicase, producing MKLSMHSTTLRRAARSLFGWKALRPNQLAAMRAVMKRRDALVVLPTGAGKSAIYQIPASLIPGPTVVISPLLALQQDQIAALNERQRPELRAVRISSDESPAQQAQAIEEIRSGRAEFLFITPEQLANPDRMAEVRSLKPALVAIDEAHCISAWGHDFRPDYLALGHLIEGIGRPPVVALTATASPPVRDDIVARLRLRKPEIVVSGLDRPNLFLEVAYCPTEDYRWRRLVALLRDDERPGIIYVPTRRAAEELAARLTDAGFPAQYYHGGMPAGARAELHEAFLADQVPIMVATSAFGMGIDKPNIAWVVHMALPDSPDSYFQEIGRAGRDGAAARVLLLWQAEDVGLQRFFSGGLPEADELRDLAALLRRKPSTKKELRELTGLGPRKLGQYLSLLEQVGAAEPRAKARIGAPRYSPAPVDAAGAAVAEAERQQTLTRSRTDMMRAFAETTGCRMQALLAYFGEQMTTVCGHCDNCHAGTSIPGDGAVGPFPVHSQVRHPEWGPGLVLSYEEDRMTVLFDEVGYKTLSVRVVSEQGLLALD from the coding sequence ATGAAGCTGTCCATGCACTCGACGACGTTGCGCCGGGCGGCGCGCAGCCTCTTTGGCTGGAAGGCGCTCCGGCCCAACCAACTGGCCGCGATGCGCGCGGTCATGAAGCGACGTGACGCGCTGGTGGTGCTGCCCACCGGCGCCGGCAAGTCGGCGATCTACCAGATCCCGGCCAGCCTGATCCCCGGTCCGACCGTGGTGATCTCCCCGCTGCTCGCCCTCCAGCAGGACCAGATCGCGGCGCTCAACGAGCGGCAGCGACCGGAGCTGCGGGCGGTGCGGATCAGCTCCGACGAGAGCCCCGCCCAGCAGGCGCAGGCGATCGAGGAGATCCGGTCCGGCCGGGCCGAGTTCCTCTTCATCACCCCGGAGCAGCTCGCCAACCCGGACCGGATGGCGGAGGTCCGGTCGCTGAAGCCGGCCCTCGTCGCGATCGACGAGGCGCACTGCATCTCGGCGTGGGGGCACGACTTCCGCCCCGACTACCTGGCCCTGGGCCACCTGATCGAGGGGATCGGCCGCCCGCCCGTGGTGGCGCTGACCGCCACCGCCTCCCCGCCGGTCCGCGACGACATCGTCGCCCGGCTGCGGCTGCGCAAACCCGAGATCGTGGTGTCCGGACTGGACCGTCCCAACCTCTTCCTCGAGGTCGCGTACTGCCCCACCGAGGACTACCGGTGGCGGCGGCTGGTCGCGCTGCTGCGCGACGACGAGCGACCCGGCATCATCTACGTGCCCACCCGGCGGGCCGCCGAGGAGCTGGCCGCCCGGCTCACCGACGCCGGGTTCCCGGCGCAGTACTACCACGGCGGCATGCCGGCCGGCGCGCGCGCCGAGCTGCACGAGGCGTTCCTCGCCGACCAGGTGCCGATCATGGTGGCCACCTCGGCGTTCGGCATGGGCATCGACAAGCCGAACATCGCCTGGGTGGTGCACATGGCGCTGCCCGACTCGCCGGACAGCTACTTCCAGGAGATCGGCCGCGCCGGACGCGACGGCGCGGCGGCCCGGGTGCTGCTCCTCTGGCAGGCCGAGGACGTGGGCCTGCAACGCTTCTTCAGCGGCGGCCTGCCCGAGGCCGACGAGCTGCGGGACCTCGCCGCGCTGCTGCGGCGCAAGCCCAGCACCAAGAAGGAGCTGCGCGAGCTGACCGGGCTCGGCCCGCGCAAGCTCGGCCAGTACCTGTCCCTGCTGGAGCAGGTCGGCGCCGCCGAGCCGCGGGCGAAGGCGCGAATCGGGGCGCCGCGCTACTCCCCGGCGCCGGTCGACGCCGCCGGGGCCGCGGTGGCCGAGGCGGAACGCCAGCAGACCCTCACCCGCTCCCGCACCGACATGATGCGCGCGTTCGCCGAGACGACCGGCTGCCGGATGCAGGCCCTGCTGGCGTACTTCGGCGAGCAGATGACCACCGTCTGCGGGCACTGCGACAACTGCCACGCCGGCACGAGCATCCCCGGCGACGGCGCGGTCGGGCCGTTCCCGGTGCACAGCCAGGTCCGGCATCCGGAGTGGGGTCCGGGCCTGGTGCTCAGCTACGAGGAGGACCGGATGACGGTTCTGTTCGACGAGGTGGGGTACAAGACGCTGTCCGTGCGCGTGGTGTCCGAACAGGGCCTGCTGGCGCTGGACTAG
- a CDS encoding MFS transporter — translation MTTTPRAGRREWIGFSVLMLPLLLVSMDVSVLYFAVPFISAELRPTGTEQLWIFDIYGFVLAGLLITMGALGDRIGRRRLLLCGAVAFGAASLLAAYADSAGMLIAARALLGVGGATLMPSTLALVRNLFHDEKQRGTAIAIWTATLTGGIAIGPVLSGVLLEHFWWGSIFLINLPAMALLLLLAPALVPEFRDPAAGRFDVLSAVLSLAALLPVIYGIKELARTGWATGPALSIVAGLLVAVVFVRRQHRLAHPMVDLALVRRRAVGGALGVNLVAMFAMVGFAIFTTQHLQSVLGLSPLRAALWSLLPSVAVGGVAPLAATLARRIDRAYLIGAGFVIAAGGFVVLTQVPADDGLVPLLVGASVYAAGLVVVMSLVTELVLGAAPPERAGVASALTESGSELGGALGMAVLGSVGNAVYRREVVDGLRGGLPDDAVAAARETLGGALAVAGSLPAEGAAAVRHAAAVAFTDGLHLAAGAAGVLMLLAAVAAVATLRGVHVPQTDPADAAPAPLDPAPATQR, via the coding sequence ATGACCACGACGCCGCGCGCCGGACGCCGGGAGTGGATCGGGTTCAGCGTGCTGATGCTGCCCCTGCTCCTGGTCTCCATGGACGTCTCGGTGCTCTACTTCGCCGTCCCGTTCATCAGTGCCGAACTGCGCCCCACCGGCACCGAACAGCTCTGGATCTTCGACATCTACGGCTTCGTGCTCGCCGGTCTGCTCATCACGATGGGCGCCCTCGGCGACCGGATCGGGCGACGCCGGCTGCTGCTCTGCGGGGCGGTGGCGTTTGGTGCGGCGTCGCTGCTCGCCGCGTACGCCGACAGCGCGGGCATGCTGATCGCGGCCCGCGCGCTGCTCGGCGTCGGCGGCGCCACCCTGATGCCCTCGACCCTGGCGCTGGTGCGCAACCTGTTCCACGACGAGAAGCAGCGCGGCACCGCCATCGCGATCTGGACCGCCACCCTCACCGGCGGCATCGCCATCGGCCCTGTGCTCAGCGGCGTCCTGCTCGAACACTTCTGGTGGGGGTCCATCTTCCTGATCAACCTGCCGGCGATGGCGCTGCTGCTCCTGCTCGCGCCCGCGCTGGTGCCGGAGTTCCGTGACCCGGCCGCCGGCCGGTTCGACGTGCTCAGCGCGGTGCTCTCCCTCGCCGCGCTGCTCCCGGTCATCTACGGGATCAAGGAGCTGGCGCGGACCGGATGGGCGACGGGACCGGCACTGTCCATCGTCGCCGGGCTGCTGGTCGCCGTGGTCTTCGTCCGCCGGCAGCACCGGCTCGCGCACCCGATGGTCGACCTCGCGCTGGTGCGGCGCCGGGCGGTCGGCGGGGCGCTCGGGGTGAACCTGGTGGCGATGTTCGCCATGGTGGGCTTCGCCATCTTCACCACCCAGCACCTCCAGTCGGTGCTCGGGTTGAGCCCGCTGCGTGCGGCACTGTGGAGCCTGCTGCCGTCGGTGGCGGTGGGCGGGGTCGCGCCGCTCGCGGCGACCCTGGCCCGGCGCATCGACCGGGCGTACCTGATCGGGGCGGGCTTCGTCATCGCGGCCGGTGGCTTCGTCGTGCTCACCCAGGTGCCGGCCGACGACGGGCTGGTTCCGCTGCTGGTCGGCGCCAGCGTCTACGCCGCCGGCCTGGTCGTGGTGATGTCGCTGGTCACCGAGCTGGTGCTCGGCGCGGCCCCGCCGGAGCGGGCCGGGGTGGCGTCGGCGCTGACCGAGTCCGGCAGCGAGTTGGGCGGCGCGCTCGGCATGGCCGTCCTGGGCAGCGTGGGCAACGCGGTCTACCGGCGGGAGGTGGTCGACGGACTGCGCGGCGGGCTGCCCGACGACGCGGTGGCCGCGGCCCGGGAGACGCTGGGTGGCGCGCTCGCGGTCGCCGGGAGCCTGCCGGCCGAGGGGGCCGCCGCCGTGCGGCACGCCGCCGCGGTCGCGTTCACCGACGGGCTGCACCTGGCCGCGGGCGCCGCCGGCGTCCTGATGCTGCTCGCCGCGGTCGCCGCCGTCGCAACCCTGCGCGGCGTCCACGTCCCCCAGACCGACCCGGCAGACGCCGCCCCCGCGCCGCTTGACCCGGCTCCCGCCACGCAGCGCTGA
- a CDS encoding TetR/AcrR family transcriptional regulator — protein MEPTAEETPALPPVVEAAWGLRERAPKGPRPGLTLPGIVAAAIAVADGEGLAAVSMSRVAKELGAATMALYRYVGAKDELLTLMVDAAYGESPGLSGRGLDWRTALGRWSWAERAALQRHPWVVRVPISGPPLTPCTLGWLEDGLRCLDGTGLTATEKMSVMLLLTGYVRNEVLLMVQVQEGSAASGRTPDEIMSEYARLVARVADPARFPALHEVLASGAIDQDDGPDDEFAFGLERVLDGVEALVSRRPGT, from the coding sequence GTGGAGCCGACAGCAGAAGAGACCCCGGCCCTGCCGCCGGTCGTCGAGGCGGCCTGGGGCCTGCGCGAACGTGCGCCCAAGGGTCCCCGCCCCGGCCTGACCCTGCCCGGGATCGTGGCGGCCGCGATCGCCGTCGCCGACGGCGAGGGGCTGGCCGCCGTGTCGATGAGCCGGGTCGCGAAGGAACTCGGCGCCGCGACGATGGCCCTCTACCGGTACGTCGGCGCCAAGGACGAGCTGCTCACCCTGATGGTGGACGCGGCGTACGGCGAGTCTCCCGGCCTGAGCGGGCGCGGGCTGGACTGGCGGACGGCGTTGGGCCGCTGGTCGTGGGCCGAGCGGGCCGCCCTGCAGCGACACCCGTGGGTGGTCCGGGTGCCGATCAGCGGCCCGCCGCTCACCCCCTGCACGCTCGGATGGTTGGAGGACGGCCTGCGCTGCCTCGACGGCACCGGGCTGACCGCGACCGAGAAGATGTCGGTGATGCTGCTGCTGACCGGCTACGTGCGCAACGAGGTGCTGCTCATGGTGCAAGTCCAGGAGGGGAGCGCCGCGTCGGGCCGTACGCCGGACGAGATCATGTCGGAGTACGCGCGGCTCGTCGCCCGGGTCGCCGACCCGGCCCGCTTCCCGGCGCTGCACGAGGTGCTCGCCTCCGGGGCGATCGACCAGGACGACGGCCCGGACGACGAGTTCGCCTTCGGCCTGGAGCGGGTGCTGGACGGCGTCGAGGCGCTGGTGTCGCGACGCCCCGGCACCTGA
- a CDS encoding DNA topoisomerase IB has translation MRLRRSDPGRPGYRRRRRGKGWLFLDPGGEPVRDPDEAERLGALVIPPAWRDVWICPYPNGHIQATGIDAAGRKQYLYHPQWRQKRDEAKFDHVLEVARRLPSLRERVGQDLDGRGLNRDRVLATVARLLDMGMFRVGSDQYANGDDPTFGVSTLRPEHARSRRGCVVFEFPAKGGIEQVRRIEDPELCRVLTNLRRRRRQADRLFGYWDGHDWRDVRADEVNDYLRDASGGEMTAKDFRTWHATVLAATELATVGAARSETARKRAVAAVMREVAELLGNTPTVARTSYVDPRVVDLYHDGVVVEVAPETPREEAERVVLALLEDA, from the coding sequence GTGCGGTTGCGGCGTAGTGATCCGGGCCGGCCGGGATACCGGCGTCGCCGGCGCGGCAAGGGCTGGCTCTTCCTGGACCCGGGCGGCGAGCCGGTCCGGGACCCGGACGAGGCGGAGCGGCTCGGCGCCCTGGTGATCCCGCCGGCCTGGCGGGACGTGTGGATCTGCCCGTACCCGAACGGGCACATCCAGGCCACCGGCATCGACGCGGCCGGCCGCAAGCAGTACCTCTACCACCCGCAGTGGCGGCAGAAGCGGGACGAGGCGAAGTTCGACCACGTGCTGGAGGTGGCCCGACGGCTGCCGTCGCTGCGGGAGCGGGTCGGGCAGGATCTGGACGGGCGCGGGCTCAACCGGGACCGGGTGCTGGCCACGGTCGCGCGGCTGCTGGACATGGGGATGTTCCGGGTCGGCAGCGACCAGTACGCGAACGGCGACGACCCGACGTTCGGCGTGTCGACCCTGCGCCCCGAGCACGCCCGGTCCCGCCGCGGCTGCGTGGTCTTCGAGTTTCCCGCGAAGGGCGGGATCGAGCAGGTGCGCCGGATCGAGGACCCGGAGCTGTGCCGGGTGCTGACCAACCTGCGCCGGCGCCGCCGGCAGGCGGACCGGCTCTTCGGCTACTGGGACGGCCACGACTGGCGGGACGTCCGCGCCGACGAGGTCAACGACTATCTGCGCGACGCCAGCGGCGGGGAGATGACCGCCAAGGACTTCCGCACCTGGCACGCCACCGTCCTCGCCGCGACGGAGCTGGCCACGGTGGGGGCGGCCCGCTCGGAGACGGCCCGGAAGCGGGCGGTGGCCGCGGTCATGCGGGAGGTCGCGGAGCTGCTCGGCAACACCCCGACCGTGGCCCGGACGTCCTACGTGGACCCCCGCGTGGTCGACCTCTACCACGACGGCGTGGTGGTGGAGGTGGCCCCGGAGACGCCCCGCGAGGAGGCCGAGCGGGTCGTGCTGGCGCTGCTCGAGGACGCCTGA
- a CDS encoding glycosyltransferase family 9 protein — MILVLRALGVGDLVTVVPALRALRAAHPDRPLALAAPAWLAPLAGLVGGVDRLVDTRGLGPTRWPGPAPDLAVNLHGRGPQSHRMLAGARPGRLLGFANPEAGFTDGPDWNEAEHEVDRWCRLLTWYGIPADPADLALRRPSPAGVPTGATVLHPGSKIPAKRWPADRFADLARRLAGRGHRVVLTGSADERPLAERVAGAAGLPPDAVLAGRTDVGELAALVAYARVVVSGDTGVAHLATGYGTASVVLFGPVPPTRWGPPPDRPRHRVLWAGEGDWPRWDGVGSHPSLAAVGVDQVSAAVDEVERVVRVSGAVAA; from the coding sequence GTGATCCTCGTCCTGCGCGCGCTCGGCGTCGGCGACCTCGTCACCGTCGTCCCGGCGCTGCGCGCGCTGCGGGCCGCCCACCCCGACCGGCCGCTCGCGCTCGCCGCCCCGGCCTGGCTCGCGCCGCTGGCCGGGCTGGTCGGCGGTGTCGACCGGCTGGTCGACACCCGGGGGTTGGGCCCGACCCGCTGGCCCGGCCCGGCCCCCGACCTGGCGGTGAACCTGCACGGACGCGGCCCGCAGTCGCACCGGATGCTCGCCGGCGCCCGGCCCGGGCGGCTGCTCGGGTTCGCGAACCCGGAGGCCGGCTTCACCGACGGGCCGGACTGGAACGAGGCCGAGCACGAGGTGGACCGCTGGTGCCGCCTGCTGACCTGGTACGGCATCCCGGCCGACCCGGCGGATCTCGCGCTGCGCCGGCCCTCGCCGGCCGGGGTGCCCACCGGGGCCACCGTGCTGCACCCCGGTTCGAAGATCCCCGCCAAGCGGTGGCCGGCCGACCGGTTCGCCGACCTGGCCCGCCGGCTCGCCGGGCGCGGGCACCGGGTGGTGCTGACCGGGTCGGCCGACGAGCGGCCGTTGGCGGAGCGGGTGGCCGGGGCCGCCGGGCTGCCGCCCGATGCCGTCCTCGCCGGCCGGACCGACGTGGGCGAGCTGGCCGCGCTGGTCGCCTACGCCCGGGTGGTGGTCAGTGGTGACACCGGGGTGGCCCACCTGGCGACCGGCTACGGGACCGCGTCGGTGGTGCTCTTCGGGCCGGTGCCGCCGACCCGGTGGGGGCCGCCGCCGGACCGGCCCCGCCACCGGGTGCTCTGGGCCGGGGAGGGGGATTGGCCCAGGTGGGACGGGGTAGGAAGCCACCCGTCGTTGGCTGCCGTCGGGGTCGACCAGGTGTCGGCCGCCGTGGACGAGGTGGAACGGGTGGTGCGGGTCTCCGGTGCGGTTGCGGCGTAG
- a CDS encoding SDR family oxidoreductase, which translates to MTGTPPGAGPIVLVTGGSSGLGAAVVTAVARSGGRPLVIDRQPPGDGVPWVECDLADTRAAEAATRQLAERSGGLDAVVTAAGMDVPGRLADVPAETWERIVVVDLLATAAVIRAALPFLESSRGAIVTVASTLGVKAVSDATAYCAAKFGVVGFTRALAAELAGQVGVTLLIPGGMRTAFFDQRDEQYRPGKDAVLNDPADTAAAVMFALAQPPGCAVREMVVCAEQESSYP; encoded by the coding sequence GTGACCGGCACCCCGCCCGGAGCCGGGCCGATCGTGCTGGTCACCGGCGGATCGAGCGGCCTGGGCGCGGCGGTGGTGACCGCGGTGGCCCGGTCCGGGGGCCGGCCGTTGGTGATCGACCGGCAGCCGCCCGGCGACGGCGTGCCGTGGGTGGAGTGCGATCTGGCCGACACCCGGGCCGCCGAGGCGGCCACCCGGCAGCTCGCCGAGCGCTCCGGCGGCCTGGACGCGGTGGTGACGGCGGCCGGGATGGACGTCCCGGGCCGGCTGGCCGACGTCCCGGCCGAGACCTGGGAGCGGATCGTGGTGGTGGATCTGTTGGCCACGGCGGCGGTCATCCGGGCGGCACTGCCCTTCCTGGAGAGTTCCCGGGGCGCCATCGTCACGGTCGCCTCCACGTTGGGCGTCAAGGCGGTCAGTGACGCCACCGCGTACTGCGCGGCGAAGTTCGGCGTCGTCGGGTTCACCCGCGCCCTCGCCGCCGAGCTGGCCGGCCAGGTCGGGGTGACCCTGCTGATCCCCGGCGGCATGCGCACCGCGTTCTTCGACCAGCGCGACGAGCAGTACCGGCCCGGGAAGGACGCGGTCCTCAACGATCCGGCCGACACCGCCGCCGCCGTCATGTTCGCCCTCGCCCAACCGCCCGGCTGCGCCGTGCGGGAGATGGTGGTCTGCGCCGAGCAGGAGTCCTCCTACCCGTGA